One Nocardia iowensis DNA window includes the following coding sequences:
- a CDS encoding SDR family oxidoreductase: protein MTKFGGKSCLITGAAGGLGRSTALAAAANGASLILTDIDAEGLQQTATLARTAGATVHLAATADVSDHEQVVALAARAHDEVESVDIVMNVAGIATWGTVDRLTHTQWRRTIDIDLMGPIHVIEEFLPPMIAAGRGGHLVNVSSAAGLFGLPWHAPYSAGKFGLRGVSEVLRFDLRQHGIRVSLVCPGAMATPMVDRVDIAGVDRTAEAVQRAMALFMRTAVTPEAAARSIVRGVERNTYLVYTSNDIRIGHWAQRYFPPSYHLAMRGLNWAMSRYIDQPATRTTVR from the coding sequence ATGACGAAGTTCGGCGGCAAGAGCTGCCTGATCACCGGGGCGGCCGGCGGTCTCGGCCGCAGCACCGCCCTCGCGGCCGCGGCCAACGGAGCCTCGCTGATCCTCACCGACATCGATGCGGAAGGACTGCAGCAGACCGCGACGCTGGCCCGCACGGCGGGCGCGACGGTGCATCTCGCGGCGACCGCGGACGTCAGCGACCACGAGCAGGTGGTTGCCCTGGCGGCCAGGGCGCACGACGAGGTGGAAAGCGTCGACATCGTCATGAACGTGGCCGGGATCGCGACCTGGGGCACCGTCGACCGACTGACCCACACGCAGTGGCGGCGCACCATCGACATCGACCTCATGGGCCCGATCCACGTCATCGAGGAATTCTTGCCGCCGATGATCGCGGCGGGCCGCGGCGGTCATCTGGTGAATGTGTCCTCAGCGGCCGGACTGTTCGGGCTGCCGTGGCATGCCCCGTACAGTGCGGGCAAATTCGGCCTGCGTGGCGTTTCCGAGGTGTTGCGGTTCGATCTGCGCCAGCACGGCATTCGGGTGAGTCTGGTCTGTCCCGGTGCGATGGCGACGCCGATGGTCGATCGCGTGGACATCGCGGGCGTCGACCGCACCGCCGAGGCGGTGCAGCGTGCGATGGCGTTGTTCATGCGGACCGCGGTGACGCCGGAGGCCGCGGCGCGCTCGATCGTGCGCGGGGTCGAGCGCAACACCTATCTGGTCTACACCTCGAACGACATCCGCATCGGGCACTGGGCGCAACGATATTTCCCGCCGTCGTACCACCTCGCCATGCGCGGTCTGAACTGGGCTATGAGCCGTTATATAGATCAACCGGCTACGAGAACGACCGTGCGCTGA
- a CDS encoding FHA domain-containing protein, with translation MAVTAPVSGEPAPVPPAVTWVATITADREFYDRVIARKGPDADQVGFPAFYPERRIILRGNDILIGKRSVSQGLTPDIDLGIAPADVGVSRAHAMIHIDDNGLTVTDLGSTNGTSINGSDDLIPAKVSIPLRSGDRIHLGGWTTIVFATEPPAPEPA, from the coding sequence GTGGCGGTAACCGCCCCGGTGTCGGGCGAGCCCGCGCCCGTACCGCCCGCCGTCACCTGGGTGGCCACTATTACCGCGGATCGCGAATTCTACGACCGGGTGATCGCCCGCAAGGGCCCCGACGCCGATCAGGTCGGGTTTCCCGCGTTCTATCCCGAGCGCCGAATCATCTTGCGCGGCAACGACATCTTGATCGGTAAGCGCAGCGTCTCGCAGGGCCTGACGCCCGATATCGATCTCGGCATCGCACCCGCCGATGTCGGTGTCTCCCGAGCGCACGCGATGATCCATATCGATGACAACGGGCTCACCGTCACCGATCTGGGCTCCACGAACGGCACCAGTATCAACGGCAGCGACGACCTCATACCCGCCAAGGTGTCGATCCCACTGCGCAGCGGCGACCGCATCCATCTCGGTGGCTGGACCACCATCGTGTTCGCGACCGAGCCGCCCGCGCCCGAACCGGCCTGA